The segment TCCATAATGGTGTAGTGGTCAACAGCAGCCAATGAAGATGTGACGTCACTACGGACACAACGTCAGTGGGGACCTAGTTGTCACACAGAGGCGCAGAGAACCAGCAGCGTGTGCAGTAAAATCTTCTGATAGCAAGTAATtaaacttgtttttattttttagatcatTCAGAATATTAGACAAATTAGTATCTTAAATTAGGGAAAAGAGATTTCCAGAAAGTAATACAATAAATCCATCCAATGTGACATCACTATTATaggatatattaaaggggttctccaggattaTAACCTTGATGGCCTGACCTCAGGGACCCCTGCCAATCCGTACAATGAACCCTTTAATTGCTTTCATAGACACAGCAGCACAATGAATGAGATGAGCTAcactaccaggcacagccactcgtGCAGACGGGTCACTGTGCCTGTATAAATAATTAACGGCTCCCGGAGGTCCGACACCCGCTGATCAAACATTATAGCGCTGGAGAACTACTTTAAGCTCTTTGTACTTGTCTTTTTTGTTATTGACTTAACATTGATTTAATTTATTGCAGCCTATTCTATTTTGGGGGAAAACACGTGAAGAACTAAATCACATGATTTTAATAGAGCCGATCCAAGGTTGGGAAGGACATGGCATCAGATGTTATGGAAATGTAGTTATGTCATCACTGGCTGTCATGCAGATCAGTCACACTGAGGTAACTGAGTgtcttttcttttatttcttataaaaaatattgtctgaataataccatcataaacacatattaccaccacatagtgactgaataataacaccatactgttacttatttatacccccacatcataaacacatattaccaccacatagtgactaaataatgccaccatactgttactaaataataccgccacaccataaccacatattaccactacatattgactgaataataccaccatactgttactgaataatacctccttaccatgaccacatattaccgccacatagtgactaaataataacaccaaactgttactcaataatacctccataccgtaaccacatattaccaccacatattgtctgaataatatcaccatactattattgaataataccaccacaccatgaccacatattaccaccacatagggacagaataataccaccatacagttactatagttaataaaaaacagtatacaaggaccaatattaccaccacacagaGACCATATTGTGGTATATACCAGACTTCCATGATGACTTTTCCAGCCACAACTTGTCTCCTTGATTTTTCAGAATCCTCCCCACATATTCTCAAACAGTAATAGGGCATCCTTTAGGCCCCgcactgtaatagtgcccccaaacaataatagtgccccccaaacagttCTAGTGCCACCACACAATAGTAATgtacccctttgtgcccccacacagtaatagtcctcttttgtgcccacatatagtagCTTTCCtcttttgtgccccatatagtatttaGGTGTCCCCATATAAGACTTAGGCCGCAAATAGTAGTAAGagccccctatatagtagttaggcccccatatagtagataggcacccccatatagtagttaggcctccATATGATAGATAGGTGCTCTATTTAGTAGTTAGACACCCATACAGTTGataggtgcccccatataaattagttaggtgcccccatatagtagataagCCCCTCATATAGTACttaggtgccccatatagtagatcggcccccatatagtagtaagtttatcccatatagaagttagacccCCATTTAATAGATACACCCACCATATTGTAGTTCGGTGCCCCCATAAAGTAGGAAGAAGCCCcgtatagtagttaggtgcccccatatagtagataggggCCCCAATTAGTAGTTAGGGctgatatagtagttaggccccatatAGTTGTTGGACTTCCCATATTGTAGATAGGTGCCCTCTCCTTCAATAATAGTGTTCGTCTTTATGCCAGTGATTTACCCTTAATCTTGTTTCCACGACGAGCTGCTGCATCGTGTGCTTGCTGCTTAGTTCAGGTGCTGCgatacagtgacgtcatcacgctgtcTGCTCCGGGAAGTCAGGCTTACGTCCTCAGCAACCTTTAGTAGGCCACAGGCCTAAAACAGACTGTGGCTTACTAGAGTTAAAATTGTATGGCAGGAAGCCATACAAAAGGAGCTGATCATGCAGTCATGGCTTACTCTTTTTCTTTAAACACCCAGGGGTTGTTTACTAGTATGTAACCATggggacacataggtctgcataagagctgtatagACAAAACAGGTGCACTGGAGCAATAACAGGTGGTTGAAAAAGTGCACATAGCTTAAGTATGGATAACGCATGTATCTTTAACACCTACCGTATATATTCTGTACAGGAGATGTCCGAATGCTTCATGGTTCTATTTCCTCTGCATTTGCTAATTCTATCCATGGATCATCAGGAGAGAAGATTTATTTATCAGGTAAAGAACAAGATTACCGTTATTAACAGTTAAAACGCTCTTCCCTTTTATGCCCCGATGATCTCAGCTGTTGTATAGTGTACAATGTGTGAGCGGCTTCTGCGCAGTATCTTCCAATACGTGTGGCTTGTGTGCAGCAAATGTGTATGTCTATATTGATCTTTGTCTAGCTTTGTTGCATTGAAGGCACAGACACACCTCTTACATAGGGGCCCTTTGCTGTTAGAGTCCGCCCATGGGTGCTGTACAGGAgcgctaaggccgggttcccacgtagcataaacgctgtggaatttccgcaatggaattctgtgcggaaattccgcagcatttacagtagcagcaaagtgaatacaatttagaaaatctcatgcccacgatgcggaaaaaaaccgcagaAAAGCCATGCAGAATGGGTTCTGCGGTGCATTTTTCaactccgcagcatgtcaatttatgctgcgtgttttgtgcggagatgctgcgtgtttgacccgtagacttcaatggggagcagaagtTCTGTGAtagatttatgttgttgcggtttttacagtgtttacgcaACGGAAATGCAGTAAAAGcgtctggaaatccgcaggtgcacatataatttgctataaccaatgtttaacgctaaatccgcaggtaaaaccactgcagaaaaaacgcagcttttccgcagcaatatgagcaggaaaaacacactatttggtgcggatttctggGACAGATTTACCAGCATTTTTCGAGAGATCCTTCtgtagattttctgttgcagaaaatctgcagcgtatcctgtgtatGGGAATATAGCCTAAAGCtgcgttcccacagtgcagatttgcttcagattttgcctgcattttgtaagccaaaaccagaattggatccaggagaggagacctagaaggcctttctttatatatttcttctgtttagattccgtttctagttttggcttaaaaaaacgcatgcaaaatttgcaacaaatctgcactgtgggtacCCAACCTTACTCTGAGGTTCCCATAAcacaacatttagggtatgtgcacacgtagtgttttcagccgtgtttcgggccaaaaaacggctgaaaaatctgtagcagaacgcctccaaacatctgcccattgatttcaatgggaaaaacggcgttctgttccgactgggtgtttttttacgcggccgttgaaaaaaacgcccgcaaaaaagaagtgcatgtcacttcttgaaccgtttttggagcaatttttcatagactctatagaaaaacagctccaaaaacgcgactttgaataaaaaccaTATCCTTATTGTAACATacatgtgactgcgcatgtgtGGCTGATTTTCATTGACAATTGGCTCCAGGACATCCACCAATCAGTATGGGATTGGTCCTAATATAATTTATACCCTCAGCTATAGAATGTTTACGGAGGTagcagagttaggcctcatgcagacgaccgtagccatgattttcgggtcggccggccacggagtgacagccgtgagccgcccgcaaatcacgggccgtgcacatggccgcggccattattttcaatgagcccggacagaacacggccgtaataagacatgtccgttctttctgcggtccgggctccggggccatgcacggaccgtgaaaatggcccaataggaatgaatggggccgcaattctcccgtggattatcgggggaattgcggccgcaaaagcacgttcgtgtgcatggggccttaggctactTATTTGACTCACATCATAATGATATAATGATGTGTTATTTGTGGTTATTGTGCAGGAAAATTCATAGTTATCCCAATGCAACAAAAATGGTGCAACCCCAAGTGCTATTCAGatgttcagctctgctacatctgtaaaagaAACTCTGTAAGAATAAATTGCGGTGATGGACGTTTTCTATTTATACTGGCTtaatttattttcagggccttctTCCTCTATCGGGAATGAGTGTAGTCTGTGAAAAGGCCAATACTGGCTATACCTTTGAAGTCAGTGGTAAGTATTTTAACAATTTTAGACCTCAGACATGCACAGCAGAACAGTGTACACGGAGGCTGGGATTCAGGTCACTGCCCTAGACCTCTaactaaataccctggccaacgCAAAGTGACCTGCCACCCCGTGGTACCAACCACCTGGTGCACAtaccctagttacacccctgcccgCATTGAGATTGTTCCTTGGTTTCGCCCACATAGGTAAAGGGAGAGCAGTACAAATACTTTTGGCTGGAAATCTCCTTTAACACTTTGcacttttcattacattttattgAGGTCCGATGATCGAACCGCGCCAAGTGTCCTGTCTAAGCTCCAGAGAGAGGAGTCTATGGATTTCAGCTTTACAAAAGCACATCCAAGAAGCAAATACCCACTACCCTCCAGTTTCTCCAACTATCAGCATTTTATCATATCTGGTAAGttcattcacttctatgagagttatggaaacagcgtagctcagtgagcttggctgtttccgtattcTCAAGCACCTCATAAGTCAGTAGCCGCAGAGCAATGAGAGCAAGAGAAGGTAAAATGGGGtctgggggccctgttctagagataggtgcgggtcctggagttgggacccgtatctatcagacatttatggcatatactgtggatacACCATAAATATATGATATGGGAATACCCGTTTAATACGTACTTGACTTCTATCCAGGTCTTCCTGTGTCTAATTCATCTAGCATACATTACAGAAATCCATGATCCTGGGCAGTTTACTACAAGTCTCTGCTACAAAGCTGGCTGTTTTCTCGGGAGAGAGCAATATAGCATGTGCAAGGCTTACTAAATCACatttaaatagatttttatagttattattaaataaaacttttttttttttttagcatgtaaAAACGTAGGTTGCAGTAGCTAATCTACAATCCAAATGTACAGTACTTGTACATGCAATACCATATAACTCCAGTAGATGGCATTACTTCTctatagtgaagaagtcaaattccAGCAAACAGTAAAGGGAAATACATGTATAATAAACCGCAAACTACTGGGGCATCTAGAAAAAAAACCACGTGGTTTCCTATAAATAAAGGAAATGGAACACAGCACAACTGAGTTTACTTTATTCTTGGATAAACGTCAATTACAAACAAAATAAAGACACATAGGCATGAAGCTTATTTACTAATGTCTTCCAGTTAGGCAAtgattgtacaggattagaaaaacatagctgctttcttccaaaaacagtgccacacctgtccacaggatgtgtgtggtattgcagctcagccccattcacttagtCGAAGTTGAGCTGCTATACCAggtacaacccatggacaggtgtggtgctgtttcacgGATGAAAGCAGCAATTTTTTTCTCATCTTGTATAACCCCTTAAAGGTCACCCTCCTCTTGATGTAACTGTAAAATAACAAcaatagtattattttttttttagcttacaCCCCTGCACATACAGTATAGTGAATATAGTGTGATTTGATAGGAATCATCTAAACAATCTTAATGTGAAGTGTCTGCCACTGCATGTGACCAGAGAACTGAGCTGCCTTAAAGAATATATTGCTCTAAtgcaagtaaaagaaaaaaaataaagccacATATATCCTACCATTTcggctacagctcctatgcatgtAAGGTAATCACTGCTAGGAcatccagcaatcagctgtaatctgtgagggaaccCGGTAGCAAGTATTTCATTTGTATTTAGCGCCTCCACTGggggaactgcagcattacacacTTATGTAGCCACTCCTCTCTGGCTTAGATGAGGGAGTTTGAATATTCGTTTTCTAAACCAGTTTTTTTAAACCAGACAAACCTTTAATCACTTAAAGCGGTATCCCTGCCTTTAGCATATtttacctatccactggataagtAAAAAAATGCTAGATCAGTGGGGGCTCGactgctgggaccaccaccgatcgccAGAAAGGGGGATCCCggaatccactggataggtgaaaaatgctagatAGGTAGAAGTCCGACTGCTGGGTTCTCCACTGATCGCCAGACGGCAGCTAGAAGGAGTTTGAATAAAGGCGGAGGCCGGGCGTGTGAGGTGCCTCTTCAATCAAAGTGTATGAGGTTGACGGAAACAGTCATGTGTGGCTCGGCTGGGGCCTGGGGGGGAACAGTGGACCGTGGTGCCCGTTCTGGTGATCGGTTGAGGTCCCAGCGATTGGACCCTCGTcgatctagcatttttcacataTGCAGTGGATAGGTGAAACTTCCTAAAggctggaataaccctttaaataagCATTGTATGTTTATTAAATTCACACAATTTGTTATCTGCAAGATTCCATGTGATGAATTATGGAAGAAGAGAGAACTTATTAGGTATCTGACATCATGCCCCATCCAGAAATGGGAAGGGAAAGCCATCCACCACATGGGCCACGTCATCTTCTTATCAACAGTGCAAGCAGCTCACACGATAGATGGGGtaagtacaacattatcatggaGATCTTCCAGAATAAGAAATTGTCCTAGAGTAAGAGACATGTAGAAAACAAAAAGCAAGTCTTATCAAATTATATAATATCATATATTCGAGTGTTTGTCAGTGCCACAAAATGACCATTTAGACTGGTTATTGGCTCTCCAGATAAACATGACATTATTGAGTAAATATCGTCTCTCTTAGTCTTTCACTATAATCTCCTCAATTCCAATTATTCTCATATCCTTTATTCAGGGATTCCTCTGTGACAATTACATTTCCAGTGTTTAAAGGAACAATTCAGGTGAAATGTATATGCATTATTATGCCTAGTGCACCTGAGGGGGAGGTACATGACAAATAAATTCAAAGAACAAAAAAGAAAGACTccggtgtcatgctccgcccaatAGGCcccgcactaggcataacacagtattTATCTTTTTGCCTTAAGTGTTTCTTTAACATAAACTCAAAAGGACTGCCTGAGGCCGTCACATTAAATAGTTATTGAGCACTATAGTATGTTTTACAGTTCATGAACTACAGTCCCCATAATGCTCTGCTCTGTACAGACTCTAGTGGTAGGAGCTAGAATGCTGTGCCTATTGCAGGCTTCACTTCACAGGAGACTTTGCAGTCGTGAGCTATAGGAGGATCTGTCAGCAATGCTATTAGGTGCTGTTGTTGATTCTCTTACAGATGTagtcgtctttatcttgacttttaacgcattaaatacacagtggcaagatcctttatcttgagtttttcaatggcttttgttgtgtgatatcacagtcaagataaagatggctacatccatatatTAACCAGTAGACAaaggtgtaaaaaacaaaacaaaaggcaAACATTGCATTGACTTGTATTCAAATTTTATTCATTGCTCATTTTAAAACAAAATTAGATTGTTTGTACAATATAACAGActtattaaaggtgttgtctgggCACAGGgcaatttttcatactgatgacctatccacaggataggtcatcaatatatgatctcCATGACACCCAGAcctcccaccgatcagctgttcctgctgcctccgggcaccggatgtctgtGCCAGAAGTAGATGGCTCTAGTCACAATACAGCGGCCGGGgttcagtactgcagctctactcTTATTTAAGTGaagaggagcagagttgcagttctgcagtatgaccactatacagtgtacagtaccatctgcttccgacacagaccactgcataacatctggtgcccggaggcagccagaacagctaatTGGTGCAGggaccgggtgtcagacccccatggatcatatactgatgacctatcccgtggatagatcatcagtatgaacAACCGTCCTGTGCCTGCACAACCCATTTAAactgcttaaagaggacctgaccCCTCTCCTGACACTCCTGTATTTAACAATATCAGAGcatgttttcttagaactctgcatggtGCCATTcatttgttattcctcctggaaatgtataaattaatTTACAACTGGTCATTACCATCCCCCTTGTCATTAGGGTGTATCCTTGCACAATCTGACCCTGCCTGTAATGTCCGGGTGTGTAAGGACACGTCTATTTGACAAGGAAAATGGTAAAACCCAGCTGtcaaattattcatacatttcctggAGGTATAAATGAAGATCATCACAACACAGAGTTGTAAGAACAAGTGCTCTAGAATTGTTATGTAATgtgaaatgcaagaatttagtagCTGAAAAATCCTCTTCAATGCATATACAAATCATAAGAACTTTCTGAGCACATCATGTAATAATTAATATTATAACCTATTCTATAGGAGTTTGAAGAACGCGTTATGGTGTTATTCTATGAAGACTTAGTGTTCCTCTCTATTGATCCTCGCAAAACATCAGTTATACATCAGGTAACCTTTTTtgttttcagctctcctgtgccctGCATTATTTACTATATACTAGTATATCTTCATTCTTACATTGGCTCTGTATTGTATTCAACAACTGAAGCATCCTCGTGGAGCCTATGGTCCCGGGTGGAGATCTTCTTATAACGGTTATATATTGCTACTTCAATTGGATTACGAATCCCAATTCAAGATTCCATGAATCTGGTTTTTAGGTCTCCTGCAAACGATACGGTAACCTGTGTCTTAATTTGGTTAAAATAACCATGATACATGCCACAAGCATTATCACGAGGGTtatcaaaataaaaatgaattggATTCTGCCATATATAATGCAAAGTGTACAGCTCTGTGATTGAGAACAGACTGTATCTTGCACTTTAAGATCAATGATCTCTTgataaaaatatctgaaaatggtCATTTTGGGTCTTCTTACTAATTTAGATATGTTGATGAGGGTCATATATTAATCgaaaagttataaaataaagGGTAAATAACTATTGCTTGACAATAAAGTCATATTCTACATGATCCAGAAGACTGAGATATTGGAAATGTATTGGTGGGGCCAAAGGTGGTATTGCCCTTGGAAATACCATAGCGACAGACCCTGTGGCAGCTATTAGGCCCAGCCCTGGTTGGTCCCATCACTTTGCTTCTGGCTGGAGAGAAGCcgtgcaggactcccctctccagagaAACTGTTTTGTGAGCAAACAAGGGAGTATGGAAGTGGCCCAAGAGTCATAAAAAgggtgtaaggggggggggggcactaggcccttctgtcctgggtgacaATACCAGACACCAAATGAGGGGCCAGTTGGGTCTTTGCTATGGGGTCTCTTCTTTTCTATGAATGTCCCTACAAAATGCATGTCACACATACACAATACAGGCTGCCATTTTCTGCATCTTGAACTACGTTACTGCTGGCTGTAATCTTGAAAATATTTGTTCATCTCTCAAACGCTTCTCTTAATGAATGTGATAGggtgatattatatattattatgtcaCAGGGTACTCTGCCATTGAGGGCTATTCACATTGAGGAAAGCCTGACTTGGAATGGGCGCCTGGAGTTCCAAATTACAGGTAAGTTGAGGGAGATTTTGATGGTAAATATATGTAAGGATCATACTAAAAAGTGTTAACTCCTAGATATATAGTAAAATAGCATAAAAAATAATCACAAAGACTATTGCGTATGTGGGGTGTAGGGTGTCAGATATACACAAGTCGCTTTTCCCCGCAGTGGTCTCTCCAGCAGCTTCACAATTCCTGGGAGGGAAAAATCTGAAGTTATTTTTAACGCCAAACCTTTAATGcagataaaatactcaatttcctCTGTAGCCTATTGGGTTAATCTTAACCCTCAACTGAGGTGGGTATATATTTCTAGAAGAAGACCCATTATTCCAGATTCTTATGTGCGGTCCCAACACAATGATGGACGAGACTAGGCCTCAGGTTGTTATGTCTATTTATTTAGTTAATAAAGTTGTTTTCTATGGGCTATTTAATCAATTGGGAGAAGAGGTAAGCGAACAAGTACATGTCCTATTATAGAGCCGTTCTTCCTGCTATAACTTTAATACAGATCCAAATTTCAGCTTCCCTTGTCTTATATGAAAGAAATATGGCTCTGTGATAAGAAATGTGCCCATTGgccgctcggctgtttccatcagccccgtagactttgaatggagcggtaccaCGCATGCCCGACCTCCGCTCTTTTCAAACTCCTCCTAGTCGCAGTCTTGCGGCTGGAGGGGAGGAGGGGCCGGAGTTACCGTGTTTTGGCGATCAGTGGGTGTCCCTGCggttggacctccaccgatctagcatttATCCCTTTAAGTCTGGAGGATAAATTAAAAATACttttagaaataa is part of the Rhinoderma darwinii isolate aRhiDar2 chromosome 10, aRhiDar2.hap1, whole genome shotgun sequence genome and harbors:
- the LOC142662753 gene encoding putative pleckstrin homology domain-containing family N member 1 is translated as MGCCSVTARGTKENSSDGHEKVELLQGDESRKPSAVSTPCTPSPNGGPCCIRRELAILSPGKADIHTIHTQFVSQPILFWGKTREELNHMILIEPIQGWEGHGIRCYGNVVMSSLAVMQISHTEEMSECFMVLFPLHLLILSMDHQERRFIYQGLLPLSGMSVVCEKANTGYTFEVSGPMIEPRQVSCLSSRERSLWISALQKHIQEANTHYPPVSPTISILSYLIPCDELWKKRELIRYLTSCPIQKWEGKAIHHMGHVIFLSTVQAAHTIDGEFEERVMVLFYEDLVFLSIDPRKTSVIHQGTLPLRAIHIEESLTWNGRLEFQITGDLMEPILILCMTPEDYNKWIFHLQKPHHIHCGVTMHPLPSVPPKYRRR